Within the Trichoderma breve strain T069 chromosome 3, whole genome shotgun sequence genome, the region CAACTATCGTAAAGCTTCTCTATTAGTCTTAAGTGTCATATTAAGATGTCACTATCGAATCAATGGCCGTTTCAGTGATCAGATATTCGAAGCTTCAATACAGAAAGATGTCGAAAAACTAACGGAAGGCATTATATCTTCTGTTCCATATCTTCTAACTGCAGATTTGCAGATGTTTGTTGCAAATGCCGCCACAGGATCCCCTCCCATTATCCCCGGTCGACCACTTGGGGGCTTGCTATCAATGCACACTTTATTTGTTCTATCTACATTATCTATAACCGAAGAAAAGCTGAAAAATTACATAAGAAATTgtttggattggattggaacCCGTATGGGTATCAGCCAAGCAACCGTCTTATCCAAGGTAAGATTTTAACAATGCCTTGAACGCAAAGCATACTACTAACCTTTAGTCATAGTACACGTCAATGAACCAGTTTAAGTATGCTACAGAAACACGCGTAATTATCTGGACTGGCATGCTTATATAAAGGGAGGAGCATCTCGAGGGTACACATCTAGCAAAATAACTGATTTTGACAGATCCTGGTGTTAGATTAATGCCAGCCCTCTGGCTCAATTTTCAGTCCCTGAAATGTATTTAGACACTTCTCTCAGCTCATCCACATATATTGAGAAGATACCTAAACAACAGAGCAACAAACATACAGAAACAGCATCACAAAACTTTACCCTCCATCATTGACCGCCAACCCCTTCTCCTCTATTCATAGTCACGGACAGTCATACCACCCGTACTGTGATCTCCCACTGATTCTCCGTTTCTCTGCACTCATCTTCCCCCTCCTGTGGCATCAAGCCACTAAAGTCTACCTAGTGATGCAAACAATGTTTGTGAGACGGCCAGAAGCCAATCCGGCTTGCTTGTTTGATGTTTGCATTCCAGAGGGAGATGGCTCAACTGGGAGGCCTACAACATAGCTGTGGACACTTTTAGAGAATAAATGCACGGAAACAGATCTCTGGAGTTGGTCAATCAATTGCTTTCGCGTTGTTCTCTCCGTCAATATCTTAAACATAGAACACCATTTAGATTCATTAATTATTCATTAATTATTGGCACATCGTTAAAACATTGATCACAAGGATGCCTGacctcttttgctgctcatCGATACGGCCGTATCGCCCACAACGGCTTGACCATGAACATAAATTCGACAAGTTCATGCAATGGGCAAAGTCCACCTCTGCAAAGCCCGACGTGGTCCCTATATTGATAGTCAGTGCAGATTATGTGGTCCAGCTTGTCAGGCAAGCCAATTACGGACCGCAAGAGTCAGTCAGATATTTTATGACAGTCAACGATGGCATCGAATTCACAGAAGTCAGAGAGAATGACCTTATCGCGGCAAATTTCGAAAAACTGAACTCGTATGTCAACTTCTCCCTCATTACATAGAAAGTGTTGAGTTGTCACGTGGATCTGTGTGACTACTCTCCTTGATCAAACCCACTTTCTGTTTGTTGCCGTTTGTTGCTGTTTGCAGCTACCTTTTCCATTCTTCATAGATCAGCATAGCAGAACACAGAGAGTTTTGCATTTTCCCAGCTTCGTCAGTTTTGTCAAGTTGTCAGGAAGCTTCAGCACATACTTACCAAGTCCTTTCACTTCTGCAGATACAAAAACTTCAAGTGCATCACGCATGATAAGTTTTTCGAGGTGAACTTGTATCAACAGAATCCTACCAATAGGCATCACTGGAGGGCCAATATCGCTCGACCCGCTACAGATATCGATCTGGTATATCgacagaagaaggaaaagtcgACGCGGGCCATCAAAGCCGAAGATATGAAGCAAGCAGATCATGATGGCGAGCCAGAACACGGTGATTCTTCAGGTTCTGGCCTACCCGGTCCAACCTCGCAGGCCAACAAGGCGAGTTGCAGCACCTCAGATAACTATCACAGAAAGCAGTTGCTTATATGGAGTTTAGGCAGCATCTGAGCTAGATATTCCGGATTTGAAGTCGGTTCTTCGGTTTTTACTTCCCACAGTCAAGACAAACCTTGGGTCAAACCCGCTtctgtctctgctctctctTGATTGGGTCAACACAGAactcagccttggcctcgagaTCGAGGAGCTTTGGATATCCGAGCTAAAAAGTGATAATATTGCTGCGTTTATATGCAGTTATGTCAAATCATCTGCCGACAGCTTGGCTACGTACGAAGTCGCCAAAATCGAATCCGCAGTGGGCCTCGCGATTCGCCGCATAAATTTCCCTAAAGACGAGATCCAAGGGCGGAACAAACTCCAGCGCATTGTTGAGAAGGTCCTTGATCTTTGCAGTGCTTCAGACTGGGTATCTAAATGCCGGGAGGGAATACTCCGTATGTTTACTGCGGCACCTGATGAGCGCCTTCTTGAGCTCGTTCGAcgcaaagaagacgaatacGAAGACACTTGCAAAAAGGTATCAAGACACTTCAGCTTACATCTAAATCTTATAGAATTATAAGCTTACTTATTTTCCAGATGGCATCAGAGGCAGATTGTGAAGTAGACGACGATGATCACTACAACCAGTACGACTACGGCGACGATTACGACTACAACCCCTACGAGGCGTCCTCTCCCGATTTTGATCAAGATCTCACAGCATGTGACAAAGAGTGCGGCTACTGTGGAAGATGTCCTTATTAATTGCCGTGGAAGACGGACAGCTCGCCCACTAGTAGATTTAAGGGAGACGGCACTTGAACTTCAGTGGGATGGCTATATCGTCAAATACAGTCTGTGGTAGTAATTTGAGCAACCATTTGGTAAAAGTTTGTAGTCAGAGCCAAGTATGTGTTGGCGCAGAGATTGGTACCGTCAATTTTCTCTCGAGCCTACAATACTTCAATCACCCATCCCATTTTGCATTACGATAATTTCTGCTGAACTTTGAACAGCTGAGTTTTGTTTGCAAGACGTAGGCCTTCATATTACCGCACGGGATTTCCGTCGATTGTTTTCcattaaaattaaacttttatatgCGCTTTGGCTGTAGTTTGACTCAATAGCCAAGCTTTGAACTTGCCATACAGAGTCGGGCTATCGATAAGTTTTTGCTTTCCTATCCTCAGAAATCTAAATTAGCCATCAGCATTAGTCTTCTGTACTAGGCCATACAGCAGTTCCATACAATCTCATTTTGAGTTTACTTCTGCTATCTACATATATCCTACCCTTCTAATCTACCTTAAAATGCCTCTAAATACGTCACGTAAGCGGTTCATTTTGGTACATTATTGATATAGTTTTCTAATAGAAGATTGACTAATTGTAGAATTTTCCGTTTGGAGATAGTCTTGTTAGAATGAATATGATCTTTtgcttaaaaaaaaaaaagcggtTATCATCCACTGTAAACCATAATAGCGGCAAAGGCCTCCATACTCTGATAACATGGAAGCCAACAGATTGAAGGTTTAACCAGTCTGTTAGTTTACAGAAATCACCCCCTTCCAGATCCTAACCGCTATTATGCTTGAAAAGTCCTCAGAAAGTATCAGACATTCATCAATTCGTACGACTATATAAATCTCGTCTTTCCAACTTGGTCTCCATCTATTTCTTCCCATTTATCACTTATACATTTATCGAGATACAGAAATCTGCACTAATTTTGAAAAGTACAAGACATTTCCAAGAGACGACACCAAGAAAGAACAAGTGAAACGCTTCGAAAAAGGCCTTTCCTTGTTGGGACTGCCGTGAACATGGCTTCTACTAGGGGTCATGTCGTGATTGTTAATGGGAGCAGAGGGGCCCATACCACTTGGGACCAGGGTCATCGAGTGTCTCCTTTCAAAGGCGTCTCTAAAGAACCTGGATATACCGTGGTTGTCGACGAAACTAAAGCAGCTGTAGCTTGTGCTGCTACTCGCGGGGCTGCCAATCCTACTCCTACTACGCAATGGATTGACACTCTCCCCACTCTATCCAAGGTGGTCGACGCTCTCACAGGGCTTCCAGTTGATCGACCATCACTCTACGTCGACCTCGAGGGACAAAATCTTTCTCGATATGGTACTATCTCCATATTGCAGATCCACGTCCGCCCCACCAACACCACTTACCTGATCGACGTCCAATCCTTGGGCGATAAATGCTTCTCCACGCCTGGAGAAACTCGCTGGACATTGAAAGCGATCTTGGAATCCCCCTACATTCCAAAGGTGTTTTTCGATGTCCGAAGCGATTCGGATGCGTTGTTTGTCATTTTCGGCATCACTCTAAACGGTGTCGTCGATCTCCAACTCATGGAATTCGCCATCCGCCCTCAtcaggggaagaagagggtcATGGGACTCGAAAGATGCGTCCGATACCACGCAACGTTTTCCCGGTACGAGAAACTCAGATGGAACAAGACGAAGGAGCAAGGCAGAGCGCTGTTCGCACCCGAGTCGGGCGGAGGCTTTCATGTGTTCCGTCAGCGCCCCTTGCAACCGGTCCTTTTGGAATATTGCGCCCAGGACGTGTCTGTTATGCCTTGCCTGTGGGCATACTATGACAACCAGATGACGAAGCAGTTGCGGGAGGTGGTTATCAAGGCTTCAACGGACAGGGTTTGGAATACACATGCGGTGGATTACATTTCCACAGGACGACACATGGCACTGGCTCCCCTTTCGATGATTCACGCAAACGTTGTTGATGATTGGCGGCGCTTGTACGAATCCTCCCACCCACGCTACGACTGGTGCGATTCAGAGACAACGGGACCCAGTATTGATACTCCTGCGGAGAGCCTTACCGACAGTGCTACTAGCTATGCTTCTGGCGGTTCTACCAGTACTTCGTGGACCTATACCGTGGGGTAATGGGGGTAACAATATATCGAAGCATCAAGGCTTGTTCCGATGTGGAATAAATTGTTACCCGGGAAGAGATAGAAACTGGTGTCGGACAGTATAATGTAGTCCGAAGAAATGAGTAGTATATTTACTGCTCCCACTGTTTCCAAGTAATAGTTAGAATTGGCACAGATTGCCAGAATTCAGTAGTAATGAATATGTATAGATACAACTTCAATTGCAAAATGAATGTGCATCCATCCAATCGAAATGATTCCCGTATTGGGCAATTTCTGTTACCCCAGCTTGCCCAGTCCCAATGTGGCGGTACTCGGTACCTGCTAAAGAATGCAGTAATGACACGCAGCCGGTAGCAGGAACATTGAACCTTTTAACGGCAATATTATCCGCCGCCCAATCATGGCGAGGGCAAATCCTTTTACGGAGATGCAAAAACAGCGCCTAACTGAGTCGAGTATAAACGAGCGAGCTCCACCACGGAGGGACGCAtgatttgcttgtgatgatCCAAAGAGAGATAAAGACGGGAGATGTGATTGTTAATAGCCCAGCAACAGGTGGAGAGTGTGAGTAACTCGTACATAAAAGATATCTGGTGACATACATATATTGAGACCGGAGGTCCATCGGCGGCCTAAGACTCACGATAGGACACTTATACAAGGCCATTGTCAACGTTAAAAGTTGAGActaaaaagagagagaaaagaggaaaagacaagCAATAGAGAGGAACAgaagcaacaacaacgacaCACTCACTCAACCATGTATCTCCGTGGCGATCACGCAGAGACAGACCTCCGCGTCTTGCGGCAGCTCGTCCGTGAGAATCCCCTCGGCCTCttcaccaccgccatctcctcgccatcatACCCTCTGATCCAGTCCAGCCATATCCCCTTCATCCTAGACGTCGAGGATGAATCCAGCGAGACCGAGCTCGGCCAGCTGAGGGCTCACATGGCCCGCGCCAACCCCCAGAGCAAGGCCATCATCGACGAGATCAAGGAGCGCCAGGCCGCAGGAGACAACTCGaggatgctgcagcaagACGTCTTGGTCATGTTCACATCCGCAGTCCAGCACTACGTCACGCCAAAGTTCTACACGGCCACCAAGCCTGTAACGGGCAAAGTTGTGGGCACATGGAACTATGCCGCCGTCCAGATCTACGGCAAGGCGACGTTCTACATTGATCCCAACGCGGAGGAGACAACGGCTTTCCTCAACAGCCAGATTGATGCCCTGTCGAGCTTCAACGAAAAGGTCACCATGGGCTACACGGGAGAAGGATCCAGGCCCAAGCCGTGGCAAGTGTCCGATGCGCCAACGCCGTACCTCAACATCATGAAGAAGGCCATCATCGGCGTGGAGATTAAGAttgagaggatggagggCAAATTCAAGATGAGCCAGGAGATGGGCGACGGGGACACTGACGGCGTGGTGAAAGGGTTTAATGACTTGGGGACGGATATGGGTAGCAAGATGGCGAGCACGGTAGAGGCACGGAGGGAGATtaagaagcagaagaaggcggccaaggagaGCGAGTGATGATTATACGTTTTATCAATGAGTTGTGAACGGAATAGATTTCCTCTCTGGCATATGGAATAGACTGAAGTCGACCTGATACAGATGCAGATACAGATGCTATACAGGTAAACGAGCAACGTGGGGAAACAAAAGGGAATGGCCAGCGCGGTATTCAACTACAGATAAGAGTTATTTTCAACAGAAATTATGTACATGAATCAATATTGACAAACAATCGAATTGTAATGAGTTTCTTACGATATAGCAGGCatatgaggatgaagatgatgaagaggataaaAGTGTCCCCCACACAAATTCGGGACCCTTGCACATGTACCTCTGACAGACAACAGACCCACTCTATTTTCCAGCACCTCAGCCTACCTCGATCCTCTACTCTATTTActttcaacatcttcattgcttcatccATACTAAACAGCACAGACAGAGCTTCAGCGACACAGAATTCGCTCAATTGGCCGACATTACAACGTCCCCACATCCTCAAGCTCGACCGACCACCCCAAATCCGAGCGAATCCACACAAAGCgagacgaaaagaaaagccatgTCCACCAAGCCCAAGTCAAGATGGGCAAGCTCCGCAGAAGACGCCGAGTATGAAGCAcggcaaaagaaggaaaaagaagaaaagcgtCGCAAAAAGGCTCTTAAgctacaagaagaagaagaaaagaaaaaagctctacttgctgctgcaacaacaacgacaTCACAGATCGCAGACACaaatgacgacgacgacgacgcagcatcatcttcatcacggcCCTCCAAACGCCGAAAACTCACCCCCGAACCCGCCAGCAACAACAGTTCTGCTACCCTGCTGCGCTTCGACGTGGGCACCTGGAAGCCCAGCCGCAGCGTCGACAACTAcgacaagctcaacgacaTCGAGGAGGGCACGTACGGCTGGGTCGCGCGCGCAACGGAGCTCGCCACGGGCCGAGTCGTCGCCCTCAAGCGACTCAAGCTCGAGGCCGGCGACCCCAACGGCCTGCCCGTGACGGGCCTGCGCGAGATCCAGATTCTCAAAAACTGCCGGCATCGCAACGTCGTGGCCATGGAGGAAGTTGTCGTGGGCAACGACGTCTCCAAGCCAGACAAGTAAGAAAGACGCAAAGAAcctgccttgccttggccCAAAGCTAAACTAATCATCcgctcttccagctccatcttcctcgtcctcgaaTTCGTCGAACACGACCTCAAGAGCATCCTCCAAGACATGCCCGAGcccttcctctcctccgAAGTCaagcgcctcctcctccagctcacATCGGGCGTCGCCTACCTCCACCAAAACTACATCCTGCACCGCGACCTCAAAACAtccaacctcctcctctccaaccGCGGCCTCCTCAAGATCGCAGACTTCGGCATGGCCCGCTACGTCGGCGACCCCCGCCCCAAACTCACCCAGCTCGTCGTCACCCTGTGGTACCGCGCCCCcgagctcctcctcggaaCGCGCACCTACGACGCCGCCATCGACATGTGGTCCGTCGGCTGCATCATGGGCGAGCTCATCACCCGCGAACCCCTGTTGCAAGGCTCCAACGAGGTCGACCAGATATCAAAAGTTTTTGAGCTCTGCGGCGTCCCCACCGAAGACTCCTGGCCGGGTttccgccgcctccccaACGCTCGCTCCTTGCGCCTCCCCAAGCAGTCCCCCCTCGCCTCCGGCTCCGTCATCCGCGCCCGTTTCCCCAACCTCACAGCCGCCGGCGCTTCTCTACTCAATAGCCTCCTCGCACTGGACCCGGAGAAACGCCCAACCGCCAAGGAAATGCTGGAGCACGAATACTTCCGACAAGATCCTAAACCCAAGCCCGAGAGCCTGTTCCCCACGTTCCCCAGCAAAGCCGGCCAGGAGAGGAGGCGGCGCCACGAGCCCGACGCCCCCGTCCGCGGACAGGCCGTTGCTCTCGGTGATGTTGATTTCAGCGGCATCTTCCAAGGCAGGGACAAGGAAGAGCGAGGCGCTGGATTCAGTTTACGCATGGTATGAGCAAACGAATCATGCCTTTCGCCATTCACACATCAGGCCAGCAAGATATTGCCGTCGTCACTCGACGTATCGACTTGCCAATCGAAGCATTTGTTGTTAGGATATACATGACAGCAGCCTTTTTTGATTTATCATACCATAGAATTTACACGCAGACTTTCACCTGCAAGGCACAAAGCCATCTACCATGATCAAGAATTACATCTACATcaatataaagaaatatacCAAAGCGTACATCAAGACAATTGTAAACATACCAAAACACACAACATCACAAATACCAAAGCACAAGACAGTCAAATTCATGATAACAAGGCCTGAAaagtcaacatcaacatcaaggcGCTCGGCCCATTAAATGTATACGTCATTAGAAACTTaaactattttttttcttgagTGGCCCATCATGAAAAGAGTCGTCCGAATAGCTTGAATACTCCCCCATGTTTTCCAAAGCAGCGCGCGCgtaaaagagaaagacacaaaagacaaaaacgCCGTTGGAAATGACCCGCAAAGTATCGCCTGTAATAATGCCCCGTCTCcaaaagctttaaaaaaacaaaacaacaactcAAACACGGTATGCAATCCCGCCAAAGGCCCCGCTGGCTACATTATTCGCAAAACGTCGAGCAAGATGTGTCTGGTAGGTGAAGCTAGACCAATCGAGCAGTATGCGGATATGTAAAATGCGCAGTCGTGGGACATGATTAGTTGATGTCGAGGCCGGAAACAAACCAAGTAAAGCTGAGCACGGTTACCAGGCCCATAGTGATGGCAAAGCCGAGAACGTGGTGGTCAAACTTGGAAAGGGCTGCGTTGCAGGCGTCGCAATGCCACTCGGGGAAGGGAACGTATGGCTGCGGGGTGTACAGACCAAAGGTGAAGGTGTTAAAGGTGCCCAAGTAGCCAGGGTCGGGAATGGAGGTGATGGCGGCATCGGaatccttgatgatgagggtgTACATGGCGACGGGGAAGGGCTGGTCGGCCGGGGTTGGGTTGGCGCTGCTGTCCCAAACGAATTCAACAGAGGTCTTGAAGGTCATGTTTGAGGTGAGGGTCCAGGTCTCGGAGGCTTGTGAGCAGCTGATGAGAACATCGACGGCGGTTGGGGTGCCAAGGAGGTTTGTGTAATTCCAGCCCCAGGTGACGTAGTCGTCAATCTTGTACAGGGCACTGCCAGCGAAAACATTGGGTGTCTGCATGACAACATTTCCTGGAGGAGCCTCGGGATCAAACTGGGTATGGTGAGCAGCCTTTTTGGTAGTGGTCGTCTTCTTATGGCCACTATCACTCGTCTTTGATGAGCCACCCTTCTTGCCCGATTCGCTTGGCTGGGTTGGCTGGGCCGTGTTTCCTTCTTCGTTTGGTGGGTTGGTTGGGCTGGTTGGGTTTGCTGTGTTTCCCTCTGCGGAACGTGTCAAAACACCTTCATCAAAAGCATGCAGACGTTTAATACATACCACTACCCTTATCGGCACGAACAACGAGCGCGTCAAGCTCGGGCAGCCAGCCCGGCCAAGCTGAGACCAGAGGGGCAGCCGAGGAAAGGCACAGGGCCAGTCGCATCAATGTCGCAGTGGGACGCATTTTGTTGAGAGTATGGGATTGTTTGGAGTGTAAACAGCAGGGTAAAATAAACACAGACCAGGCAGCCTGTCGCTAGCGTATGTCGTTTCAAGGTATTGAAACCTCCGTTTTCTGGTTTGGACGATGCTgaatatattaaaagaatGCGGTTGCTGGGcccaaggagaaaaaaaagttgatgatgctgtggTTAAACAAGACAATGGCAAGCAACCCCTTGGCGGATAGATCGAAAGGTTTGTGGCTGTACAACAAGCGGGTCGGATCGTGGGCAGGTCGACGGGCGAATAAACAATCCGCGGCAGAAAAGCAAGTTGCAGCAGGAGCGGACAAAGCGAGTGTCTGGACAGAAAAGTCGTCGGTCAGGATGGAGAGGCGAAAGCGagagacgatgaagaagcaacaaaaaaagcttttgcgctggcgaggcgatggcgatgaagagaagaagggaggaaaaggggAGGAGAACGAATGAGTACAAAACGCCGAGATTTCCTTCTTGCTCATGTTCCGTGTACCGACTCTACAAGGGCCAAGGTACCCCGTGGATGTACCTCGTAGTTCCCGAGCTGCGGGCTGCGACCAGAAGACAATGCACCGCGCCATTGCCGAGAGAGGATTAGCGGTAGATGCGTTAGACAGGGGTAATTGGGTGAGCCCTTGCCGGATGAGGGATGGCGTAGgtataaataaaaagcaaaatctCGCCCTTGGCCGAAGCCAGCAAGGGGGGAGTACTTGGGAGATGTATGGAGAGTGCAGCCAtattacatgtacctacGGTGATGCTTGaacgatgagatgagagctGAGAGCTGGGAGAGCCTGCAGACGGTGGTTCCAGAGGATCCGAAGGGCCTACGTAGGGTACTTAACAGTACTGAGCTCGCAAGTACCTACCGTctgtaaaagaaaaagagagaggtgTGAATgcgtgatgaagatgagagtGCAAGTAAGTAACACCACCACTACACTACAACTTCACTAACACTACAGTAAGACTCAGTCGTACGATCACACACagttataaaaagaaattctCCTGCACAGCAAAAACAGCTACGGAGAATTTGATTCGATGGGCTCCCCGATTTATTTTTACCTTTTTGCATGTGTCCTCGTGTCTTGTGTCTGGCTCTTCGTATTCCCTCGCTGCTACAAATGGTGTGCATGCCAGACCCAGCTCCGCCGCTGCCCACCCACCGTAGCGCCACAGGTCTCCTGCGTTAGCTTTCCAGCAGCCACGCCCATATCTAGCCATAACAAAACATACGCTGCCAGCTAATACGAGGACCACCCTTTTTGGTGGCACCGTGGCGATGCATCGCCGCGCGGGTGGATCGCTGGCGCTTACAAGCAACGAGCTTAGTCTTGCAGCAAGCACAGAAAAGCTGATGCTGGATGCTCGAGGATCCATGCGTGACAATTTGCAGTTCGTATTGGGCGGGAGTGCCACCAGACAGGCTGCAAGTCATCATCAGATGGCCCCAGACtctatatatataggtatgTACTCTGCAGTACTCGTAGTTGTCCATAGGTATTACCCGGCATGTATTTATATCAATGCCTAGCCCAGCAAGCAAGAGGCGCGTCGCAGCTCGCGTCAGCTCATCCATTTTAGTGCTGCGGGGTGTCGCCAGGTGTTTAATTTAGTCCACTGGAATTGACTGCATCCCTACAGtcaggtacgagtacctactACTAAGCTATCTTGCTATCCTAGGTTATCCCGGGACAACTACTAGAAGCTCGCTTGGGCATACCTGAATTTGGGAACCAACATCCTACATGTAGGAACCTGGCACCCAAGCATTTATTTGACGCCCTCACGAGAAGGAGGTAATCCTAGATCTTAGGTAGTCTTCGTAATATTCTACCTATTAACTAGTATCACATACCTAGCTGCGAATAAGTAGAGCTATAGATAGGTACGTAACGCATATACAGTACAAGGTATGTAGCATTTGCATAGGTAGGTAATGTAAACCAACCGCCAAAATCAATAAGCAGACTTGATCGTGTATTAGTGTGCGAAAATGCCAATTTTCGAAATTCTACTTAGGACCTAAGTACATGGTATATTTCTCCTCTCTACTACCTTATGCCTTCTTTGTTCTCCTTATGCATGAGACCGACGTAATTTTCCAACTTAAGATCGTCCAACATTATCTCCCCCTTACTTCTCATGTCTGCCAGCTCTGGGATATCAATCTCTTTGATCATGAATAATTTTGAATCAATATTGACCGGGTCAACAAGTTCTGACTGCCCTGTGccaaccagcttctccatcatgTTTATCGTCCCAGCTTGCAgatttgttgttgtttcgaTCTTTATTTTCATCACAAACCTGCCGTCGCCTCTCCGGCGCACTATCACGGCTGTCTGTAAGAGATGGGGCACTCCTTGTTTCTTTAAAGAGTGCTCATTAAGCTTCCATATAACGCTGTTCCATGTG harbors:
- a CDS encoding 3'-5' exonuclease domain-containing protein; the encoded protein is MASTRGHVVIVNGSRGAHTTWDQGHRVSPFKGVSKEPGYTVVVDETKAAVACAATRGAANPTPTTQWIDTLPTLSKVVDALTGLPVDRPSLYVDLEGQNLSRYGTISILQIHVRPTNTTYLIDVQSLGDKCFSTPGETRWTLKAILESPYIPKVFFDVRSDSDALFVIFGITLNGVVDLQLMEFAIRPHQGKKRVMGLERCVRYHATFSRYEKLRWNKTKEQGRALFAPESGGGFHVFRQRPLQPVLLEYCAQDVSVMPCLWAYYDNQMTKQLREVVIKASTDRVWNTHAVDYISTGRHMALAPLSMIHANVVDDWRRLYESSHPRYDWCDSETTGPSIDTPAESLTDSATSYASGGSTSTSWTYTVG
- a CDS encoding putative FMN-binding domain-containing protein, with the protein product MYLRGDHAETDLRVLRQLVRENPLGLFTTAISSPSYPLIQSSHIPFILDVEDESSETELGQLRAHMARANPQSKAIIDEIKERQAAGDNSRMLQQDVLVMFTSAVQHYVTPKFYTATKPVTGKVVGTWNYAAVQIYGKATFYIDPNAEETTAFLNSQIDALSSFNEKVTMGYTGEGSRPKPWQVSDAPTPYLNIMKKAIIGVEIKIERMEGKFKMSQEMGDGDTDGVVKGFNDLGTDMGSKMASTVEARREIKKQKKAAKESE
- a CDS encoding protein kinase domain-containing protein, coding for MSTKPKSRWASSAEDAEYEARQKKEKEEKRRKKALKLQEEEEKKKALLAAATTTTSQIADTNDDDDDAASSSSRPSKRRKLTPEPASNNSSATLLRFDVGTWKPSRSVDNYDKLNDIEEGTYGWVARATELATGRVVALKRLKLEAGDPNGLPVTGLREIQILKNCRHRNVVAMEEVVVGNDVSKPDNSIFLVLEFVEHDLKSILQDMPEPFLSSEVKRLLLQLTSGVAYLHQNYILHRDLKTSNLLLSNRGLLKIADFGMARYVGDPRPKLTQLVVTLWYRAPELLLGTRTYDAAIDMWSVGCIMGELITREPLLQGSNEVDQISKVFELCGVPTEDSWPGFRRLPNARSLRLPKQSPLASGSVIRARFPNLTAAGASLLNSLLALDPEKRPTAKEMLEHEYFRQDPKPKPESLFPTFPSKAGQERRRRHEPDAPVRGQAVALGDVDFSGIFQGRDKEERGAGFSLRMV